One window from the genome of Bacillus weihaiensis encodes:
- a CDS encoding alpha/beta-type small acid-soluble spore protein: MAQNSTNNSNSSNQLVVPGAAQAIDQMKYEIASEFGVNLGGETTSRANGSVGGEITKRLVSMAQQSMSGYTQQ; encoded by the coding sequence ATGGCACAAAACAGCACAAACAACAGCAATTCGTCTAATCAACTAGTAGTACCAGGAGCAGCTCAAGCAATTGATCAAATGAAGTATGAGATCGCTTCTGAATTCGGAGTTAACCTTGGTGGAGAAACTACTTCACGCGCTAACGGTTCAGTAGGTGGAGAAATCACTAAGCGTTTAGTATCAATGGCTCAACAATCTATGAGCGGTTATACTCAACAATAA
- a CDS encoding NAD(P)-dependent oxidoreductase: MKIALFGATGRVGNELVKLLLQENHEVRILVRQPNKVQLHSQKLRILSGNARNKEDVERVISGCDVVISALNTDGDDTLSIATPLIIQTMETYKIHRILTIGTAGILQSRTQPEVFRFQSDESRRRTTRAAEEHLKAYLSLQASKLAWTIICPTYLPDGNLTKNYRYCADYLPENGREISVQDTAHFTLTQLKNHEFLHKRVGICY; encoded by the coding sequence ATGAAGATCGCATTATTTGGAGCAACTGGTAGAGTCGGTAATGAATTAGTAAAGCTCTTATTACAAGAAAACCATGAGGTACGCATTCTCGTTCGGCAGCCTAATAAGGTGCAGTTACATTCTCAGAAATTAAGGATACTTAGTGGAAATGCAAGAAATAAAGAAGATGTTGAACGAGTCATTAGTGGCTGTGATGTCGTGATAAGTGCTTTAAATACAGATGGTGATGACACCCTTTCAATAGCTACTCCACTCATCATACAAACAATGGAAACGTACAAAATCCATCGAATTCTTACGATTGGCACTGCAGGTATTCTCCAATCACGCACTCAACCTGAGGTCTTTCGTTTTCAATCCGATGAATCAAGAAGAAGAACGACGAGAGCAGCTGAGGAGCATCTAAAGGCCTATCTTTCTCTTCAAGCAAGTAAGCTTGCGTGGACCATCATCTGTCCTACATATCTACCTGATGGTAACCTAACAAAAAACTACAGATATTGTGCAGACTACCTACCTGAAAACGGTAGAGAAATATCTGTACAAGACACTGCTCATTTTACTTTAACTCAGCTAAAAAACCATGAATTTCTTCATAAGCGCGTAGGAATTTGTTATTAG
- a CDS encoding YbjQ family protein translates to MIIVTTETVPGKETKEYKGFVRGSTVQSKNIGKDIMAGLKTIVGGELKEYTEMMEEARQKAIGRMVEDAKAKGANAIVAMRLESSAVMQNASEIIAYGTAVTVED, encoded by the coding sequence ATGATTATCGTGACTACTGAAACAGTACCTGGTAAAGAAACAAAGGAGTATAAAGGCTTTGTAAGAGGGAGTACGGTTCAGTCGAAAAATATTGGGAAAGATATCATGGCTGGATTAAAAACAATTGTCGGTGGAGAGTTAAAGGAATACACTGAAATGATGGAAGAGGCTAGACAAAAAGCAATTGGACGAATGGTTGAGGATGCAAAAGCGAAGGGTGCAAATGCTATTGTCGCAATGCGTCTAGAATCATCTGCTGTTATGCAAAATGCGTCAGAAATCATTGCGTATGGTACAGCAGTTACAGTTGAAGACTAA